In Acidimicrobiales bacterium, a single window of DNA contains:
- a CDS encoding NAD(P)-dependent oxidoreductase translates to MARMQEPVAVLGIGAMGHGMATSALRTGIPTIVWNRDPEATRDLAELGAEVAETAVDAAQRAAIVVTMVTDTEAVISIARDQGMLAALPPGAIWVQMSTIGVAGIDRILALVEKERSDVTLLDAPVSGSKDPAEQGQLTIFASGPDEARSRVAPLFDALGQRTIWAGPAGTGSRLKLVNNTWLAFAAEAVATSVALARRSGLETDAVLDALAGSPLMSQWQAAKLLRIAKGDYSAQFPLSLALKDVRLALQAAGDHQFAALACLADEWQQVVDQGLGDEDLTVVTRALEQRAAAP, encoded by the coding sequence ATGGCACGGATGCAGGAGCCGGTCGCGGTGCTCGGCATCGGCGCGATGGGCCACGGGATGGCGACCAGCGCGCTGCGCACCGGCATCCCGACGATCGTCTGGAACCGCGATCCCGAAGCGACCCGGGACCTCGCCGAGCTCGGCGCGGAGGTCGCCGAGACCGCCGTCGACGCCGCGCAGCGTGCCGCGATCGTCGTCACGATGGTCACCGACACCGAGGCCGTCATCTCGATCGCCCGTGACCAGGGCATGCTCGCGGCTCTCCCTCCGGGCGCGATCTGGGTGCAGATGAGCACCATCGGCGTGGCGGGGATCGATCGGATCCTGGCCTTGGTGGAGAAGGAACGCTCTGACGTGACGCTCCTCGACGCCCCGGTGTCGGGAAGCAAGGACCCCGCGGAGCAGGGCCAGCTGACGATCTTCGCTTCAGGGCCCGACGAGGCCCGCTCGCGCGTCGCTCCGCTCTTCGACGCCCTCGGCCAGCGCACGATCTGGGCCGGCCCGGCCGGGACCGGATCGCGCCTCAAGCTCGTGAACAACACCTGGCTCGCGTTCGCGGCGGAAGCAGTAGCCACGTCGGTGGCCCTTGCCCGTCGATCGGGGCTCGAGACCGACGCGGTGCTCGACGCCCTCGCCGGCAGCCCGCTCATGTCGCAATGGCAGGCGGCCAAGCTGCTACGGATCGCCAAAGGCGACTACTCGGCCCAGTTCCCGCTGTCGCTCGCGCTCAAGGACGTGCGCCTCGCCCTGCAGGCAGCCGGTGACCACCAGTTCGCCGCCCTCGCCTGCCTGGCCGACGAATGGCAACAGGTCGTCGACCAGGGCCTCGGCGACGAGGACCTCACCGTCGTGACACGCGCCCTGGAGCAGAGAGCAGCAGCGCCGTGA
- a CDS encoding DNA starvation/stationary phase protection protein, translated as MTTDARSPNLSPSNGATAPSESSQPLIHQHGREIQAFGTVRLFPIALSYEARMESCQLLNQVLADTMILYSHYKKHHWLVRGHTFYQLHLLLDKHADEQLELVDLIAERVQTLGGIAIADPRHVAEVTTIPRPPDGAEEVPAMLSRLLEAHELIITNVRDAITATAANRDDGTNDLLMSDVLRRHELQVWFLAEHLVDTPATRA; from the coding sequence ATGACCACGGACGCGAGAAGCCCGAACCTCTCCCCGAGCAACGGTGCAACCGCACCGTCGGAGAGCAGCCAGCCCCTCATCCACCAGCACGGCCGTGAGATCCAGGCGTTCGGGACCGTCCGCCTGTTCCCGATCGCGCTGTCCTACGAGGCCCGCATGGAGAGCTGCCAGCTCCTCAACCAGGTCCTGGCCGACACGATGATCCTCTACAGCCACTACAAGAAGCACCACTGGCTGGTCCGGGGCCACACCTTCTACCAACTGCACCTGCTGCTCGACAAGCACGCGGACGAGCAGCTCGAGCTCGTCGACCTGATCGCCGAGCGGGTGCAGACCCTCGGCGGCATCGCCATCGCCGATCCCCGCCACGTCGCCGAGGTGACCACCATCCCCCGGCCTCCCGACGGCGCCGAGGAGGTGCCGGCGATGCTGTCGCGCCTGCTCGAAGCCCACGAGCTCATCATCACCAACGTGCGTGACGCCATCACCGCCACCGCGGCCAACCGTGACGACGGCACCAACGACCTGCTCATGAGCGACGTGCTGCGCCGTCACGAGCTGCAGGTCTGGTTCCTGGCCGAGCACCTCGTCGACACGCCCGCGACGCGGGCCTGA
- a CDS encoding aldo/keto reductase has product MSDVTLGMTGMKVFPIAFGTWQLGGEWGGFSEPDAIAAIRRARELGVNVFDTAQGYGFGASEQLLGRALRDELDTRRHEVVVATKGGLRRTADGLVRDASPAWLRRGVEDSLQALGVDEIDLYQVHWPDPTVPLAETAGALDELVREGKIRHVGVSNFGVVQMREFARTRPVETIQPPYHLFRRDVEAGVLPYARLHEIGVLVYGPLGHGLLTGRLEPHTTFSAGDWRSTNPSFRGETFRRNLETVEELRRLAAELGISVPQLAIAWTLANPAVDAAIVGARRASHVDDSVAAADVWLSDDDLTVVDRIMTRALPVVGPSPDAMPAP; this is encoded by the coding sequence ATGAGCGACGTGACTCTGGGGATGACCGGCATGAAGGTCTTCCCGATCGCGTTCGGCACCTGGCAGCTGGGCGGTGAGTGGGGAGGGTTCAGCGAACCCGACGCCATCGCCGCCATCCGCCGTGCCCGGGAGCTGGGCGTGAACGTCTTCGACACCGCACAGGGCTACGGGTTCGGCGCATCGGAGCAGCTGCTGGGACGAGCGCTGCGCGACGAGCTCGACACGCGCCGCCACGAGGTCGTGGTCGCGACCAAGGGCGGCCTGCGGAGGACCGCGGACGGTTTGGTGCGCGATGCGAGCCCGGCCTGGCTCCGTCGCGGCGTCGAGGACAGCCTGCAGGCGCTGGGTGTCGACGAGATCGACCTCTACCAGGTGCACTGGCCCGACCCGACGGTCCCGCTGGCCGAGACCGCGGGTGCCCTCGACGAGCTCGTGCGGGAGGGCAAGATCCGCCACGTCGGGGTCTCGAACTTCGGCGTCGTCCAGATGCGGGAGTTCGCGCGGACGCGGCCGGTGGAGACGATCCAACCGCCCTACCACCTGTTCCGCCGCGACGTGGAGGCGGGCGTGCTCCCCTACGCCCGCCTCCACGAGATCGGGGTGCTCGTCTACGGACCCCTCGGTCACGGGCTCCTCACCGGCCGCCTCGAGCCGCACACCACGTTCTCCGCCGGCGACTGGCGGAGCACCAACCCGTCGTTCCGGGGCGAGACCTTCCGCCGCAACCTGGAGACGGTGGAGGAGCTCCGGCGACTGGCCGCCGAGCTCGGCATCTCGGTCCCGCAGCTGGCCATCGCCTGGACGCTGGCCAACCCTGCGGTCGACGCGGCCATCGTCGGGGCCCGCCGGGCGAGCCACGTCGACGACAGCGTCGCCGCGGCCGACGTGTGGTTGAGCGACGACGACCTGACCGTCGTCGATCGGATCATGACCCGGGCCCTGCCCGTCGTCGGGCCCTCTCCCGACGCGATGCCGGCACCGTGA
- a CDS encoding pyridoxamine 5'-phosphate oxidase family protein, with the protein MDQEERKEFVAEHRTAMFGFGRRNDGPAMSIVYYVVDGGDILVSTMAERGKAKAVARNPKVSLAVLDEQWPPTYLLVYGDAKIETDVEAVTDLSMRIAGIMAGEPMPEEVRPAVREGAINEGRVVVRITPYGSFETPPRHVSSVDDLDGLTHWT; encoded by the coding sequence ATGGATCAGGAGGAGCGCAAGGAGTTCGTGGCCGAGCACCGGACCGCGATGTTCGGGTTCGGGCGGCGCAACGACGGGCCCGCGATGTCGATCGTGTACTACGTCGTCGACGGTGGGGACATCCTGGTGTCGACGATGGCCGAGCGGGGCAAGGCGAAGGCGGTGGCCCGCAACCCGAAGGTCTCGCTCGCCGTGCTCGACGAGCAGTGGCCGCCGACGTACCTGCTGGTCTACGGCGACGCCAAGATCGAGACCGACGTCGAGGCCGTGACCGATCTCAGCATGCGGATCGCCGGCATCATGGCGGGCGAGCCGATGCCGGAGGAGGTGCGACCGGCCGTGCGCGAGGGCGCGATCAACGAGGGGCGTGTCGTGGTGCGGATCACCCCGTACGGGAGCTTCGAGACCCCGCCGCGGCACGTCAGCTCGGTCGACGACCTCGACGGCCTCACCCACTGGACC
- a CDS encoding response regulator transcription factor: MGERSVRIVLADDDVLLRAGVASLLEQSGFRVVGQAGDAPELLALVREHEPDLAIVDIRMPPGHTTEGLEAARMIRQEHPSIGILVLSAHVEVEEAMELLAGGEGVGYLLKSRVTDVADFVETVERIARGGSVVDPGLVQELVSARRRNDPLEELTPREREVLSLMAEGRSNAGIARRLYVSEGTVEKHVHSILPKLQILEAGDDHRRVLAVIRFLEAL, encoded by the coding sequence ATGGGCGAACGCTCGGTGCGCATAGTCCTCGCCGACGACGACGTCCTGCTCCGTGCGGGTGTCGCCAGCCTCCTGGAGCAGTCGGGGTTCCGAGTCGTCGGCCAGGCCGGCGACGCTCCGGAGCTGCTCGCGCTCGTCCGGGAGCACGAGCCCGACCTGGCCATCGTCGACATCCGGATGCCGCCCGGCCACACGACCGAGGGGCTCGAGGCCGCGCGCATGATCCGCCAGGAGCATCCCTCGATCGGGATCCTCGTCCTCTCTGCGCACGTCGAGGTCGAGGAGGCGATGGAGCTGCTCGCCGGAGGTGAGGGGGTCGGCTACCTCCTGAAGAGCCGGGTGACCGACGTCGCCGACTTCGTCGAGACCGTCGAGCGGATCGCGCGCGGCGGCTCGGTCGTCGATCCTGGCCTGGTGCAGGAGCTCGTCTCCGCGCGGCGCCGGAACGACCCGCTCGAGGAGCTCACGCCCCGCGAGCGCGAGGTGCTCTCCCTCATGGCGGAAGGGCGTTCGAACGCCGGCATCGCCCGCCGGCTGTACGTGTCCGAGGGCACGGTCGAGAAGCACGTGCACAGCATCCTCCCCAAGCTCCAGATACTGGAGGCCGGCGACGATCACCGCCGCGTGCTGGCGGTCATCAGGTTCCTCGAGGCTCTGTAG
- a CDS encoding LuxR C-terminal-related transcriptional regulator: MTAVMSEDLPVTTSASLPHRPARFYPGRHGDRALVRAARPVLDQLVQDLAGARMSVVVTNALGHVVDSGRSDPSPSVRPGRPADTAPVSAATAPISDPSSGHTLGAIDLTSEAAEANPLMHAVAKHAAREIEQRLVDDAGVAERLLLRARNDARAPGSRPTFGWDSLTDTERAVTELVTDGFTNQEAAERLFMSRHTVGSHLRSIFRKLDVGSRVDLTRLVTARATSGD, from the coding sequence ATGACCGCCGTCATGTCCGAGGACCTGCCAGTGACGACGTCGGCGAGCCTGCCGCACCGGCCCGCCCGGTTCTACCCCGGCCGGCACGGTGACCGAGCTCTCGTCCGAGCCGCCCGGCCCGTGCTCGATCAGCTGGTGCAGGACCTCGCCGGTGCCCGGATGAGCGTCGTCGTGACCAACGCGCTCGGCCACGTGGTCGACTCCGGCCGCTCCGATCCGAGCCCGAGCGTGCGCCCGGGCCGGCCTGCCGACACGGCGCCGGTGAGCGCCGCAACGGCTCCCATCTCCGACCCGAGCTCGGGGCACACCCTCGGAGCGATCGACCTCACATCGGAGGCGGCAGAGGCCAACCCGTTGATGCACGCGGTGGCGAAGCATGCCGCCCGGGAGATCGAGCAGCGTCTCGTCGACGACGCCGGCGTCGCCGAACGGCTCCTGCTCCGTGCCCGCAACGACGCTCGAGCTCCCGGGAGCCGCCCGACGTTCGGCTGGGACAGCCTCACCGACACCGAGCGGGCGGTCACCGAGCTCGTCACCGACGGCTTCACGAACCAGGAGGCGGCGGAGCGGCTGTTCATGTCGCGCCACACCGTCGGTTCCCACCTGCGGTCGATCTTCCGGAAGCTGGACGTCGGCTCGCGGGTCGACCTCACCCGCCTGGTCACGGCCCGCGCGACCTCCGGGGACTGA